Proteins found in one Stigmatopora nigra isolate UIUO_SnigA chromosome 15, RoL_Snig_1.1, whole genome shotgun sequence genomic segment:
- the elavl3 gene encoding ELAV-like protein 3 isoform X9 codes for MVTQIISTMETQVSNGPSGTSLPNGPVISTNGATDDSKTNLIVNYLPQNMTQEEFKSLFGSIGEIESCKLVRDKITGQSLGYGFVNYVDPNDADKAINTLNGLKLQTKTIKVSYARPSSASIRDANLYVSGLPKTMSQKDMEQLFSQYGRIITSRILVDQVTAGISRGVGFIRFDKRNEAEEAIKGLNGQKPLGAAEPITVKFANNPSQKTGQALLTQLYQTAARRYTGPLHHQTQRFRLDNLLNASYGVKRFSPITIDSMTSLAGVNLTGPTGAGWCIFVYNLSPEADESVLWQLFGPFGAVTNVKVIRDFTTNKCKGFGFVTMTNYDEAAMAIASLNGYRLGDRVLQVSFKTSKQHKA; via the exons CAGATAATCAGCACCATGGAAACCCAGGTGTCCAACGGTCCGAGTGGAACCAGTCTGCCCAACGGCCCAGTCATCAGCACCAATGGCGCCACGGATGACAGTAAAACCAACTTGATTGTCAACTATCTGCCGCAGAATATGACGCAAGAGGAGTTTAAGAGTCTGTTTGGTAGCATTGGGGAGATTGAGTCTTGCAAGCTGGTTCGGGATAAGATTACAG GTCAGAGTTTGGGGTATGGATTCGTCAACTATGTGGATCCGAATGACGCTGATAAGGCCATCAACACGCTTAATGGACTCAAACTACAGACCAAAACGATCAAG gtatcaTACGCCAGGCCAAGTTCGGCCTCCATCCGCGACGCAAATCTTTACGTCAGTGGACTTCCCAAAACCATGAGCCAGAAGGACATGGAACAACTCTTCTCTCAATACGGCCGAATCATCACATCTCGCATCTTAGTGGATCAAGTTACAG CAGGCATATCACGAGGAGTGGGTTTCATCCGGTTTGACAAACGAAACGAAGCGGAGGAAGCCATCAAGGGTCTGAACGGACAGAAGCCTCTGGGCGCCGCCGAACCCATCACCGTCAAGTTCGCCAACAACCCAAGTCAGAAGACAGGCCAAGCCCTACTGACTCAACTATACCAGACCGCCGCCCGGCGCTACACGGGACCCCTGCACCACCAGACACAACGTTTCAG ACTCGACAATTTACTAAACGCCAGCTACGGAGTCAAGag ATTCTCTCCAATCACCATCGACAGCATGACCAGCCTCGCCGGCGTCAACCTAACCGGTCCAACCGGCGCCGGCTGGTGCATCTTCGTATACAACTTATCACCCGAAGCTGACGAAAGCGTCCTGTGGCAACTCTTCGGTCCCTTCGGCGCCGTCACCAACGTGAAGGTCATCCGTGACTTTACCACCAACAAATGTAAGGGCTTCGGTTTTGTCACCATGACCAACTACGACGAGGCGGCCATGGCTATCGCTAGCCTTAACGGCTACCGCCTGGGCGACCGAGTCCTGCAGGTCTCCTTCAAGACCAGCAAGCAACACAAGGCCTAA
- the elavl3 gene encoding ELAV-like protein 3 isoform X15 — protein MVTIISTMETQVSNGPSGTSLPNGPVISTNGATDDSKTNLIVNYLPQNMTQEEFKSLFGSIGEIESCKLVRDKITGQSLGYGFVNYVDPNDADKAINTLNGLKLQTKTIKVSYARPSSASIRDANLYVSGLPKTMSQKDMEQLFSQYGRIITSRILVDQVTGISRGVGFIRFDKRNEAEEAIKGLNGQKPLGAAEPITVKFANNPSQKTGQALLTQLYQTAARRYTGPLHHQTQRFRFSPITIDSMTSLAGVNLTGPTGAGWCIFVYNLSPEADESVLWQLFGPFGAVTNVKVIRDFTTNKCKGFGFVTMTNYDEAAMAIASLNGYRLGDRVLQVSFKTSKQHKA, from the exons ATAATCAGCACCATGGAAACCCAGGTGTCCAACGGTCCGAGTGGAACCAGTCTGCCCAACGGCCCAGTCATCAGCACCAATGGCGCCACGGATGACAGTAAAACCAACTTGATTGTCAACTATCTGCCGCAGAATATGACGCAAGAGGAGTTTAAGAGTCTGTTTGGTAGCATTGGGGAGATTGAGTCTTGCAAGCTGGTTCGGGATAAGATTACAG GTCAGAGTTTGGGGTATGGATTCGTCAACTATGTGGATCCGAATGACGCTGATAAGGCCATCAACACGCTTAATGGACTCAAACTACAGACCAAAACGATCAAG gtatcaTACGCCAGGCCAAGTTCGGCCTCCATCCGCGACGCAAATCTTTACGTCAGTGGACTTCCCAAAACCATGAGCCAGAAGGACATGGAACAACTCTTCTCTCAATACGGCCGAATCATCACATCTCGCATCTTAGTGGATCAAGTTACAG GCATATCACGAGGAGTGGGTTTCATCCGGTTTGACAAACGAAACGAAGCGGAGGAAGCCATCAAGGGTCTGAACGGACAGAAGCCTCTGGGCGCCGCCGAACCCATCACCGTCAAGTTCGCCAACAACCCAAGTCAGAAGACAGGCCAAGCCCTACTGACTCAACTATACCAGACCGCCGCCCGGCGCTACACGGGACCCCTGCACCACCAGACACAACGTTTCAG ATTCTCTCCAATCACCATCGACAGCATGACCAGCCTCGCCGGCGTCAACCTAACCGGTCCAACCGGCGCCGGCTGGTGCATCTTCGTATACAACTTATCACCCGAAGCTGACGAAAGCGTCCTGTGGCAACTCTTCGGTCCCTTCGGCGCCGTCACCAACGTGAAGGTCATCCGTGACTTTACCACCAACAAATGTAAGGGCTTCGGTTTTGTCACCATGACCAACTACGACGAGGCGGCCATGGCTATCGCTAGCCTTAACGGCTACCGCCTGGGCGACCGAGTCCTGCAGGTCTCCTTCAAGACCAGCAAGCAACACAAGGCCTAA
- the elavl3 gene encoding ELAV-like protein 3 isoform X3 has protein sequence MVTQIISTMETQVSNGPSGTSLPNGPVISTNGATDDSKTNLIVNYLPQNMTQEEFKSLFGSIGEIESCKLVRDKITGQSLGYGFVNYVDPNDADKAINTLNGLKLQTKTIKVSYARPSSASIRDANLYVSGLPKTMSQKDMEQLFSQYGRIITSRILVDQVTGISRGVGFIRFDKRNEAEEAIKGLNGQKPLGAAEPITVKFANNPSQKTGQALLTQLYQTAARRYTGPLHHQTQRFSVIPSLGKGPDPNNSSKPILDNLLNASYGVKSSPTLFPRFSPITIDSMTSLAGVNLTGPTGAGWCIFVYNLSPEADESVLWQLFGPFGAVTNVKVIRDFTTNKCKGFGFVTMTNYDEAAMAIASLNGYRLGDRVLQVSFKTSKQHKA, from the exons CAGATAATCAGCACCATGGAAACCCAGGTGTCCAACGGTCCGAGTGGAACCAGTCTGCCCAACGGCCCAGTCATCAGCACCAATGGCGCCACGGATGACAGTAAAACCAACTTGATTGTCAACTATCTGCCGCAGAATATGACGCAAGAGGAGTTTAAGAGTCTGTTTGGTAGCATTGGGGAGATTGAGTCTTGCAAGCTGGTTCGGGATAAGATTACAG GTCAGAGTTTGGGGTATGGATTCGTCAACTATGTGGATCCGAATGACGCTGATAAGGCCATCAACACGCTTAATGGACTCAAACTACAGACCAAAACGATCAAG gtatcaTACGCCAGGCCAAGTTCGGCCTCCATCCGCGACGCAAATCTTTACGTCAGTGGACTTCCCAAAACCATGAGCCAGAAGGACATGGAACAACTCTTCTCTCAATACGGCCGAATCATCACATCTCGCATCTTAGTGGATCAAGTTACAG GCATATCACGAGGAGTGGGTTTCATCCGGTTTGACAAACGAAACGAAGCGGAGGAAGCCATCAAGGGTCTGAACGGACAGAAGCCTCTGGGCGCCGCCGAACCCATCACCGTCAAGTTCGCCAACAACCCAAGTCAGAAGACAGGCCAAGCCCTACTGACTCAACTATACCAGACCGCCGCCCGGCGCTACACGGGACCCCTGCACCACCAGACACAACGTTTCAG CGTGATCCCTTCTCTCGGAAAGGGACCAGATCCAAATAACAGCTCGAAACCAAT ACTCGACAATTTACTAAACGCCAGCTACGGAGTCAAGag CTCTCCCACTCTCTTCCCCAGATTCTCTCCAATCACCATCGACAGCATGACCAGCCTCGCCGGCGTCAACCTAACCGGTCCAACCGGCGCCGGCTGGTGCATCTTCGTATACAACTTATCACCCGAAGCTGACGAAAGCGTCCTGTGGCAACTCTTCGGTCCCTTCGGCGCCGTCACCAACGTGAAGGTCATCCGTGACTTTACCACCAACAAATGTAAGGGCTTCGGTTTTGTCACCATGACCAACTACGACGAGGCGGCCATGGCTATCGCTAGCCTTAACGGCTACCGCCTGGGCGACCGAGTCCTGCAGGTCTCCTTCAAGACCAGCAAGCAACACAAGGCCTAA
- the elavl3 gene encoding ELAV-like protein 3 isoform X11 encodes MVTQIISTMETQVSNGPSGTSLPNGPVISTNGATDDSKTNLIVNYLPQNMTQEEFKSLFGSIGEIESCKLVRDKITGQSLGYGFVNYVDPNDADKAINTLNGLKLQTKTIKVSYARPSSASIRDANLYVSGLPKTMSQKDMEQLFSQYGRIITSRILVDQVTGISRGVGFIRFDKRNEAEEAIKGLNGQKPLGAAEPITVKFANNPSQKTGQALLTQLYQTAARRYTGPLHHQTQRFRLDNLLNASYGVKRFSPITIDSMTSLAGVNLTGPTGAGWCIFVYNLSPEADESVLWQLFGPFGAVTNVKVIRDFTTNKCKGFGFVTMTNYDEAAMAIASLNGYRLGDRVLQVSFKTSKQHKA; translated from the exons CAGATAATCAGCACCATGGAAACCCAGGTGTCCAACGGTCCGAGTGGAACCAGTCTGCCCAACGGCCCAGTCATCAGCACCAATGGCGCCACGGATGACAGTAAAACCAACTTGATTGTCAACTATCTGCCGCAGAATATGACGCAAGAGGAGTTTAAGAGTCTGTTTGGTAGCATTGGGGAGATTGAGTCTTGCAAGCTGGTTCGGGATAAGATTACAG GTCAGAGTTTGGGGTATGGATTCGTCAACTATGTGGATCCGAATGACGCTGATAAGGCCATCAACACGCTTAATGGACTCAAACTACAGACCAAAACGATCAAG gtatcaTACGCCAGGCCAAGTTCGGCCTCCATCCGCGACGCAAATCTTTACGTCAGTGGACTTCCCAAAACCATGAGCCAGAAGGACATGGAACAACTCTTCTCTCAATACGGCCGAATCATCACATCTCGCATCTTAGTGGATCAAGTTACAG GCATATCACGAGGAGTGGGTTTCATCCGGTTTGACAAACGAAACGAAGCGGAGGAAGCCATCAAGGGTCTGAACGGACAGAAGCCTCTGGGCGCCGCCGAACCCATCACCGTCAAGTTCGCCAACAACCCAAGTCAGAAGACAGGCCAAGCCCTACTGACTCAACTATACCAGACCGCCGCCCGGCGCTACACGGGACCCCTGCACCACCAGACACAACGTTTCAG ACTCGACAATTTACTAAACGCCAGCTACGGAGTCAAGag ATTCTCTCCAATCACCATCGACAGCATGACCAGCCTCGCCGGCGTCAACCTAACCGGTCCAACCGGCGCCGGCTGGTGCATCTTCGTATACAACTTATCACCCGAAGCTGACGAAAGCGTCCTGTGGCAACTCTTCGGTCCCTTCGGCGCCGTCACCAACGTGAAGGTCATCCGTGACTTTACCACCAACAAATGTAAGGGCTTCGGTTTTGTCACCATGACCAACTACGACGAGGCGGCCATGGCTATCGCTAGCCTTAACGGCTACCGCCTGGGCGACCGAGTCCTGCAGGTCTCCTTCAAGACCAGCAAGCAACACAAGGCCTAA
- the elavl3 gene encoding ELAV-like protein 3 isoform X4 — protein MVTQIISTMETQVSNGPSGTSLPNGPVISTNGATDDSKTNLIVNYLPQNMTQEEFKSLFGSIGEIESCKLVRDKITGQSLGYGFVNYVDPNDADKAINTLNGLKLQTKTIKVSYARPSSASIRDANLYVSGLPKTMSQKDMEQLFSQYGRIITSRILVDQVTAGISRGVGFIRFDKRNEAEEAIKGLNGQKPLGAAEPITVKFANNPSQKTGQALLTQLYQTAARRYTGPLHHQTQRFSVIPSLGKGPDPNNSSKPILDNLLNASYGVKRFSPITIDSMTSLAGVNLTGPTGAGWCIFVYNLSPEADESVLWQLFGPFGAVTNVKVIRDFTTNKCKGFGFVTMTNYDEAAMAIASLNGYRLGDRVLQVSFKTSKQHKA, from the exons CAGATAATCAGCACCATGGAAACCCAGGTGTCCAACGGTCCGAGTGGAACCAGTCTGCCCAACGGCCCAGTCATCAGCACCAATGGCGCCACGGATGACAGTAAAACCAACTTGATTGTCAACTATCTGCCGCAGAATATGACGCAAGAGGAGTTTAAGAGTCTGTTTGGTAGCATTGGGGAGATTGAGTCTTGCAAGCTGGTTCGGGATAAGATTACAG GTCAGAGTTTGGGGTATGGATTCGTCAACTATGTGGATCCGAATGACGCTGATAAGGCCATCAACACGCTTAATGGACTCAAACTACAGACCAAAACGATCAAG gtatcaTACGCCAGGCCAAGTTCGGCCTCCATCCGCGACGCAAATCTTTACGTCAGTGGACTTCCCAAAACCATGAGCCAGAAGGACATGGAACAACTCTTCTCTCAATACGGCCGAATCATCACATCTCGCATCTTAGTGGATCAAGTTACAG CAGGCATATCACGAGGAGTGGGTTTCATCCGGTTTGACAAACGAAACGAAGCGGAGGAAGCCATCAAGGGTCTGAACGGACAGAAGCCTCTGGGCGCCGCCGAACCCATCACCGTCAAGTTCGCCAACAACCCAAGTCAGAAGACAGGCCAAGCCCTACTGACTCAACTATACCAGACCGCCGCCCGGCGCTACACGGGACCCCTGCACCACCAGACACAACGTTTCAG CGTGATCCCTTCTCTCGGAAAGGGACCAGATCCAAATAACAGCTCGAAACCAAT ACTCGACAATTTACTAAACGCCAGCTACGGAGTCAAGag ATTCTCTCCAATCACCATCGACAGCATGACCAGCCTCGCCGGCGTCAACCTAACCGGTCCAACCGGCGCCGGCTGGTGCATCTTCGTATACAACTTATCACCCGAAGCTGACGAAAGCGTCCTGTGGCAACTCTTCGGTCCCTTCGGCGCCGTCACCAACGTGAAGGTCATCCGTGACTTTACCACCAACAAATGTAAGGGCTTCGGTTTTGTCACCATGACCAACTACGACGAGGCGGCCATGGCTATCGCTAGCCTTAACGGCTACCGCCTGGGCGACCGAGTCCTGCAGGTCTCCTTCAAGACCAGCAAGCAACACAAGGCCTAA
- the elavl3 gene encoding ELAV-like protein 3 isoform X8, producing MVTQIISTMETQVSNGPSGTSLPNGPVISTNGATDDSKTNLIVNYLPQNMTQEEFKSLFGSIGEIESCKLVRDKITGQSLGYGFVNYVDPNDADKAINTLNGLKLQTKTIKVSYARPSSASIRDANLYVSGLPKTMSQKDMEQLFSQYGRIITSRILVDQVTAGISRGVGFIRFDKRNEAEEAIKGLNGQKPLGAAEPITVKFANNPSQKTGQALLTQLYQTAARRYTGPLHHQTQRFSVIPSLGKGPDPNNSSKPIFSPITIDSMTSLAGVNLTGPTGAGWCIFVYNLSPEADESVLWQLFGPFGAVTNVKVIRDFTTNKCKGFGFVTMTNYDEAAMAIASLNGYRLGDRVLQVSFKTSKQHKA from the exons CAGATAATCAGCACCATGGAAACCCAGGTGTCCAACGGTCCGAGTGGAACCAGTCTGCCCAACGGCCCAGTCATCAGCACCAATGGCGCCACGGATGACAGTAAAACCAACTTGATTGTCAACTATCTGCCGCAGAATATGACGCAAGAGGAGTTTAAGAGTCTGTTTGGTAGCATTGGGGAGATTGAGTCTTGCAAGCTGGTTCGGGATAAGATTACAG GTCAGAGTTTGGGGTATGGATTCGTCAACTATGTGGATCCGAATGACGCTGATAAGGCCATCAACACGCTTAATGGACTCAAACTACAGACCAAAACGATCAAG gtatcaTACGCCAGGCCAAGTTCGGCCTCCATCCGCGACGCAAATCTTTACGTCAGTGGACTTCCCAAAACCATGAGCCAGAAGGACATGGAACAACTCTTCTCTCAATACGGCCGAATCATCACATCTCGCATCTTAGTGGATCAAGTTACAG CAGGCATATCACGAGGAGTGGGTTTCATCCGGTTTGACAAACGAAACGAAGCGGAGGAAGCCATCAAGGGTCTGAACGGACAGAAGCCTCTGGGCGCCGCCGAACCCATCACCGTCAAGTTCGCCAACAACCCAAGTCAGAAGACAGGCCAAGCCCTACTGACTCAACTATACCAGACCGCCGCCCGGCGCTACACGGGACCCCTGCACCACCAGACACAACGTTTCAG CGTGATCCCTTCTCTCGGAAAGGGACCAGATCCAAATAACAGCTCGAAACCAAT ATTCTCTCCAATCACCATCGACAGCATGACCAGCCTCGCCGGCGTCAACCTAACCGGTCCAACCGGCGCCGGCTGGTGCATCTTCGTATACAACTTATCACCCGAAGCTGACGAAAGCGTCCTGTGGCAACTCTTCGGTCCCTTCGGCGCCGTCACCAACGTGAAGGTCATCCGTGACTTTACCACCAACAAATGTAAGGGCTTCGGTTTTGTCACCATGACCAACTACGACGAGGCGGCCATGGCTATCGCTAGCCTTAACGGCTACCGCCTGGGCGACCGAGTCCTGCAGGTCTCCTTCAAGACCAGCAAGCAACACAAGGCCTAA
- the elavl3 gene encoding ELAV-like protein 3 isoform X13, with amino-acid sequence MVTQIISTMETQVSNGPSGTSLPNGPVISTNGATDDSKTNLIVNYLPQNMTQEEFKSLFGSIGEIESCKLVRDKITGQSLGYGFVNYVDPNDADKAINTLNGLKLQTKTIKVSYARPSSASIRDANLYVSGLPKTMSQKDMEQLFSQYGRIITSRILVDQVTAGISRGVGFIRFDKRNEAEEAIKGLNGQKPLGAAEPITVKFANNPSQKTGQALLTQLYQTAARRYTGPLHHQTQRFRFSPITIDSMTSLAGVNLTGPTGAGWCIFVYNLSPEADESVLWQLFGPFGAVTNVKVIRDFTTNKCKGFGFVTMTNYDEAAMAIASLNGYRLGDRVLQVSFKTSKQHKA; translated from the exons CAGATAATCAGCACCATGGAAACCCAGGTGTCCAACGGTCCGAGTGGAACCAGTCTGCCCAACGGCCCAGTCATCAGCACCAATGGCGCCACGGATGACAGTAAAACCAACTTGATTGTCAACTATCTGCCGCAGAATATGACGCAAGAGGAGTTTAAGAGTCTGTTTGGTAGCATTGGGGAGATTGAGTCTTGCAAGCTGGTTCGGGATAAGATTACAG GTCAGAGTTTGGGGTATGGATTCGTCAACTATGTGGATCCGAATGACGCTGATAAGGCCATCAACACGCTTAATGGACTCAAACTACAGACCAAAACGATCAAG gtatcaTACGCCAGGCCAAGTTCGGCCTCCATCCGCGACGCAAATCTTTACGTCAGTGGACTTCCCAAAACCATGAGCCAGAAGGACATGGAACAACTCTTCTCTCAATACGGCCGAATCATCACATCTCGCATCTTAGTGGATCAAGTTACAG CAGGCATATCACGAGGAGTGGGTTTCATCCGGTTTGACAAACGAAACGAAGCGGAGGAAGCCATCAAGGGTCTGAACGGACAGAAGCCTCTGGGCGCCGCCGAACCCATCACCGTCAAGTTCGCCAACAACCCAAGTCAGAAGACAGGCCAAGCCCTACTGACTCAACTATACCAGACCGCCGCCCGGCGCTACACGGGACCCCTGCACCACCAGACACAACGTTTCAG ATTCTCTCCAATCACCATCGACAGCATGACCAGCCTCGCCGGCGTCAACCTAACCGGTCCAACCGGCGCCGGCTGGTGCATCTTCGTATACAACTTATCACCCGAAGCTGACGAAAGCGTCCTGTGGCAACTCTTCGGTCCCTTCGGCGCCGTCACCAACGTGAAGGTCATCCGTGACTTTACCACCAACAAATGTAAGGGCTTCGGTTTTGTCACCATGACCAACTACGACGAGGCGGCCATGGCTATCGCTAGCCTTAACGGCTACCGCCTGGGCGACCGAGTCCTGCAGGTCTCCTTCAAGACCAGCAAGCAACACAAGGCCTAA
- the elavl3 gene encoding ELAV-like protein 3 isoform X10, whose protein sequence is MVTIISTMETQVSNGPSGTSLPNGPVISTNGATDDSKTNLIVNYLPQNMTQEEFKSLFGSIGEIESCKLVRDKITGQSLGYGFVNYVDPNDADKAINTLNGLKLQTKTIKVSYARPSSASIRDANLYVSGLPKTMSQKDMEQLFSQYGRIITSRILVDQVTAGISRGVGFIRFDKRNEAEEAIKGLNGQKPLGAAEPITVKFANNPSQKTGQALLTQLYQTAARRYTGPLHHQTQRFRLDNLLNASYGVKRFSPITIDSMTSLAGVNLTGPTGAGWCIFVYNLSPEADESVLWQLFGPFGAVTNVKVIRDFTTNKCKGFGFVTMTNYDEAAMAIASLNGYRLGDRVLQVSFKTSKQHKA, encoded by the exons ATAATCAGCACCATGGAAACCCAGGTGTCCAACGGTCCGAGTGGAACCAGTCTGCCCAACGGCCCAGTCATCAGCACCAATGGCGCCACGGATGACAGTAAAACCAACTTGATTGTCAACTATCTGCCGCAGAATATGACGCAAGAGGAGTTTAAGAGTCTGTTTGGTAGCATTGGGGAGATTGAGTCTTGCAAGCTGGTTCGGGATAAGATTACAG GTCAGAGTTTGGGGTATGGATTCGTCAACTATGTGGATCCGAATGACGCTGATAAGGCCATCAACACGCTTAATGGACTCAAACTACAGACCAAAACGATCAAG gtatcaTACGCCAGGCCAAGTTCGGCCTCCATCCGCGACGCAAATCTTTACGTCAGTGGACTTCCCAAAACCATGAGCCAGAAGGACATGGAACAACTCTTCTCTCAATACGGCCGAATCATCACATCTCGCATCTTAGTGGATCAAGTTACAG CAGGCATATCACGAGGAGTGGGTTTCATCCGGTTTGACAAACGAAACGAAGCGGAGGAAGCCATCAAGGGTCTGAACGGACAGAAGCCTCTGGGCGCCGCCGAACCCATCACCGTCAAGTTCGCCAACAACCCAAGTCAGAAGACAGGCCAAGCCCTACTGACTCAACTATACCAGACCGCCGCCCGGCGCTACACGGGACCCCTGCACCACCAGACACAACGTTTCAG ACTCGACAATTTACTAAACGCCAGCTACGGAGTCAAGag ATTCTCTCCAATCACCATCGACAGCATGACCAGCCTCGCCGGCGTCAACCTAACCGGTCCAACCGGCGCCGGCTGGTGCATCTTCGTATACAACTTATCACCCGAAGCTGACGAAAGCGTCCTGTGGCAACTCTTCGGTCCCTTCGGCGCCGTCACCAACGTGAAGGTCATCCGTGACTTTACCACCAACAAATGTAAGGGCTTCGGTTTTGTCACCATGACCAACTACGACGAGGCGGCCATGGCTATCGCTAGCCTTAACGGCTACCGCCTGGGCGACCGAGTCCTGCAGGTCTCCTTCAAGACCAGCAAGCAACACAAGGCCTAA
- the elavl3 gene encoding ELAV-like protein 3 isoform X14, which yields MVTQIISTMETQVSNGPSGTSLPNGPVISTNGATDDSKTNLIVNYLPQNMTQEEFKSLFGSIGEIESCKLVRDKITGQSLGYGFVNYVDPNDADKAINTLNGLKLQTKTIKVSYARPSSASIRDANLYVSGLPKTMSQKDMEQLFSQYGRIITSRILVDQVTGISRGVGFIRFDKRNEAEEAIKGLNGQKPLGAAEPITVKFANNPSQKTGQALLTQLYQTAARRYTGPLHHQTQRFRFSPITIDSMTSLAGVNLTGPTGAGWCIFVYNLSPEADESVLWQLFGPFGAVTNVKVIRDFTTNKCKGFGFVTMTNYDEAAMAIASLNGYRLGDRVLQVSFKTSKQHKA from the exons CAGATAATCAGCACCATGGAAACCCAGGTGTCCAACGGTCCGAGTGGAACCAGTCTGCCCAACGGCCCAGTCATCAGCACCAATGGCGCCACGGATGACAGTAAAACCAACTTGATTGTCAACTATCTGCCGCAGAATATGACGCAAGAGGAGTTTAAGAGTCTGTTTGGTAGCATTGGGGAGATTGAGTCTTGCAAGCTGGTTCGGGATAAGATTACAG GTCAGAGTTTGGGGTATGGATTCGTCAACTATGTGGATCCGAATGACGCTGATAAGGCCATCAACACGCTTAATGGACTCAAACTACAGACCAAAACGATCAAG gtatcaTACGCCAGGCCAAGTTCGGCCTCCATCCGCGACGCAAATCTTTACGTCAGTGGACTTCCCAAAACCATGAGCCAGAAGGACATGGAACAACTCTTCTCTCAATACGGCCGAATCATCACATCTCGCATCTTAGTGGATCAAGTTACAG GCATATCACGAGGAGTGGGTTTCATCCGGTTTGACAAACGAAACGAAGCGGAGGAAGCCATCAAGGGTCTGAACGGACAGAAGCCTCTGGGCGCCGCCGAACCCATCACCGTCAAGTTCGCCAACAACCCAAGTCAGAAGACAGGCCAAGCCCTACTGACTCAACTATACCAGACCGCCGCCCGGCGCTACACGGGACCCCTGCACCACCAGACACAACGTTTCAG ATTCTCTCCAATCACCATCGACAGCATGACCAGCCTCGCCGGCGTCAACCTAACCGGTCCAACCGGCGCCGGCTGGTGCATCTTCGTATACAACTTATCACCCGAAGCTGACGAAAGCGTCCTGTGGCAACTCTTCGGTCCCTTCGGCGCCGTCACCAACGTGAAGGTCATCCGTGACTTTACCACCAACAAATGTAAGGGCTTCGGTTTTGTCACCATGACCAACTACGACGAGGCGGCCATGGCTATCGCTAGCCTTAACGGCTACCGCCTGGGCGACCGAGTCCTGCAGGTCTCCTTCAAGACCAGCAAGCAACACAAGGCCTAA